A part of Thioalkalivibrio sp. ALJ12 genomic DNA contains:
- a CDS encoding pyridoxine 5'-phosphate synthase: MSHPAPLKLGVNLDHIATIRQARHTPYPDLMQAVRLAEASGADSITLHLREDRRHIQDDDVFGIKPRLTVPMNLEMAATEGMQAIALKLLPEACCIVPEKREELTTEGGLDAAGQLERLRDFVAPLTAAGIEVSLFVEPDVRQMEAAVKIGAPVVELHTGAYANARDAAERERLLAGINQAATAGQAMGLVINAGHGLDYDNVRPIAANPVFHELNIGHSIVARALFTGLPEAVSHMRGLMDAARAGLPVGQYPV, encoded by the coding sequence ATGTCGCATCCCGCACCGCTCAAGCTGGGGGTCAACCTCGACCACATCGCCACGATTCGCCAGGCCCGCCACACGCCGTATCCTGACCTGATGCAGGCGGTACGCCTGGCCGAGGCCAGCGGCGCGGATTCGATCACCCTGCACCTGCGCGAGGATCGCCGCCATATCCAGGATGACGATGTCTTCGGGATCAAGCCGCGGCTTACGGTGCCGATGAACCTCGAGATGGCCGCCACCGAGGGCATGCAGGCGATCGCCTTGAAGCTGCTCCCCGAGGCTTGCTGCATCGTGCCGGAAAAGCGCGAGGAACTGACCACCGAGGGCGGGCTGGATGCGGCCGGGCAGCTGGAGCGGCTGCGTGATTTCGTGGCCCCGCTGACCGCGGCCGGGATCGAGGTCTCGCTGTTCGTGGAGCCGGATGTTCGCCAGATGGAGGCGGCGGTCAAGATTGGTGCTCCGGTGGTGGAGCTGCATACGGGCGCCTATGCCAATGCCCGTGATGCAGCCGAGCGCGAACGTTTGCTGGCCGGGATCAACCAGGCCGCCACTGCCGGTCAGGCCATGGGGCTGGTGATCAACGCCGGTCATGGGCTCGACTACGACAATGTACGTCCGATTGCCGCGAATCCGGTCTTTCACGAGCTGAATATCGGCCACTCCATCGTGGCCCGGGCGTTGTTTACGGGGTTGCCGGAGGCAGTCAGCCACATGCGCGGTTTGATGGATGCCGCCCGCGCTGGCCTGCCAGTCGGCCAGTACCCGGTGTGA
- a CDS encoding DNA repair protein RecO, producing MSGAATAVTQGVVLHARALRENSRVLELLTGEAGRVAAVVRGKAGSVQPFVLLDLAWRGRGELPTLQVAEQQRVFPLTGRALVCGLYLNELVLRLYPRDAPIPEALPALLTAYARLAARERADVVLRRAEWALLLPIDSGLEHVDAAELDPAAWYRYEPEMGLEPTAPGRAGAIAGEALWALASGQPVPDNHARPARDFMRALIDHHLAGRVLRTRALL from the coding sequence ATGAGTGGCGCGGCGACGGCCGTCACCCAGGGTGTAGTGCTGCATGCGCGGGCACTGCGCGAGAACAGCCGCGTGCTGGAACTGCTGACGGGCGAGGCCGGGCGTGTGGCGGCGGTGGTGCGTGGCAAGGCGGGGTCGGTACAGCCCTTTGTGCTACTGGATCTGGCCTGGCGCGGCCGTGGCGAGCTTCCCACGCTGCAGGTGGCGGAGCAGCAGCGGGTCTTTCCGTTGACCGGGCGGGCGTTGGTCTGCGGTTTGTATCTGAATGAGCTGGTGTTGCGCCTCTATCCGCGTGACGCGCCGATCCCCGAGGCGTTGCCGGCCCTGCTGACGGCCTACGCGCGGCTGGCGGCCCGGGAGCGCGCGGACGTGGTGTTGCGCCGCGCCGAGTGGGCGCTGCTGCTGCCGATCGATTCCGGGCTCGAGCATGTCGATGCCGCCGAGCTTGATCCGGCGGCCTGGTATCGGTACGAGCCCGAGATGGGCCTGGAGCCCACGGCACCGGGGCGCGCGGGTGCCATCGCCGGGGAGGCCCTGTGGGCGCTCGCTTCGGGGCAGCCGGTCCCCGATAATCATGCCCGTCCGGCGCGTGACTTCATGCGCGCCCTGATTGACCATCACCTGGCCGGCCGCGTGCTGCGCACGCGAGCGCTGCTGTAG
- the era gene encoding GTPase Era — protein sequence MVALVGRPNVGKTTLMNRLVGEKLAATTRRPHTTRNRILGIVTEGNDQIVLMDTPGIDTERTRLVNRVLNRTASQALADADLVCFLVEAGRFGEGDERIEQLIRQSERPALLVINKVDRAREKEELLPFIAARMEAMPYAGVVPLSAKTGSNVAGLIDEIRGHLPAGPFLYDPEQLSDRPERFRAEEMIRESLLESLGQEVPYSVAVRVEQWSDEPRTTHIDAVIMVERDSQKGIVIGKGGQRLKRIGQAARLQLEELLGRKVMLRLTVRVEADWTRNPRALRELGIEEPR from the coding sequence ATGGTCGCGCTGGTCGGCCGCCCGAATGTTGGCAAGACTACGCTGATGAACCGCCTGGTGGGCGAGAAGCTCGCAGCCACGACGCGGCGTCCCCACACCACGCGCAATCGCATCCTCGGCATCGTGACCGAGGGGAACGACCAGATCGTGCTGATGGACACCCCGGGGATCGATACTGAACGCACGCGTCTGGTGAACCGTGTGCTGAACCGCACGGCCAGTCAGGCCCTGGCCGACGCGGACCTGGTGTGTTTCCTGGTCGAGGCGGGACGCTTTGGCGAGGGCGACGAGCGCATCGAGCAGCTGATTCGCCAGTCCGAGCGGCCGGCGCTGCTGGTGATCAACAAGGTCGATCGGGCGCGGGAAAAAGAAGAACTGCTGCCGTTTATCGCGGCGCGCATGGAGGCGATGCCGTATGCAGGTGTTGTCCCGCTGTCGGCGAAGACGGGCTCCAACGTCGCGGGCCTGATCGACGAGATCCGCGGCCACCTGCCCGCGGGGCCCTTCCTCTACGACCCCGAGCAGCTGTCCGATCGCCCGGAGCGCTTCCGCGCCGAGGAGATGATCCGCGAGTCCCTGCTGGAGAGCCTGGGGCAGGAGGTCCCGTACTCGGTGGCGGTGCGCGTGGAGCAGTGGTCCGACGAGCCGCGGACGACGCATATCGATGCCGTCATCATGGTCGAGCGCGACAGCCAGAAGGGGATCGTGATCGGCAAGGGTGGACAGCGCCTGAAGCGGATCGGGCAGGCGGCGCGTCTGCAGCTGGAAGAGCTGCTGGGGCGGAAGGTCATGCTGCGCCTGACGGTACGTGTCGAGGCGGACTGGACCCGGAATCCCCGCGCCCTGCGCGAGCTGGGCATCGAAGAACCCCGGTGA
- the rnc gene encoding ribonuclease III: protein MSDRNLQRSSASRDFRDLLPEAVREGDGVRQALTHRSAGGRNNERLEFLGDAVLGLVIADALYEQLPDAPEGDLTRLRAALVNRESLAALARESGLEGTLNLGQGERKSGGQRRDSILADAVEALIGVTYREAGMQAARDFTLALYAERLGNLPSAESLKDPKTRLQEQLQGRNAELPVYEVLEVVGPDHQRRFTVSVHLPTQGWGQQGEGSSRRRAEQAAAEAALQRLQQQAQEQ from the coding sequence TTGTCGGACCGTAACCTTCAACGATCGAGTGCGAGTCGCGATTTTCGCGATCTGCTGCCGGAGGCGGTGCGCGAGGGCGATGGCGTCCGCCAGGCCCTGACCCATCGCAGTGCCGGCGGGCGCAACAACGAGCGCCTGGAGTTTCTGGGCGATGCGGTCCTGGGTCTGGTCATCGCCGATGCCCTGTACGAGCAGCTGCCGGACGCGCCAGAAGGGGATCTCACGCGCCTGCGCGCGGCGCTGGTCAACCGCGAATCGCTGGCGGCCCTGGCGCGAGAGTCGGGACTGGAAGGCACGCTCAATCTCGGCCAGGGCGAACGCAAGAGCGGCGGTCAGCGGCGCGATTCCATCCTCGCCGACGCGGTCGAGGCCCTGATTGGCGTGACCTACCGCGAGGCCGGCATGCAGGCTGCGCGCGACTTCACCCTGGCACTTTATGCCGAGCGCCTGGGGAATCTCCCCTCCGCCGAATCCCTGAAGGACCCGAAGACCCGTTTGCAGGAACAATTGCAGGGCCGCAATGCGGAACTGCCCGTTTACGAAGTGCTGGAGGTGGTTGGCCCCGATCACCAGCGCCGCTTCACCGTCTCCGTACACCTGCCTACTCAGGGCTGGGGGCAGCAGGGCGAGGGCTCCTCTCGGCGCCGCGCGGAGCAGGCCGCGGCCGAGGCCGCGCTGCAGCGGTTGCAGCAGCAGGCACAGGAGCAGTGA
- a CDS encoding DUF4845 domain-containing protein has translation MRGAGALTVMALILLALLVGTFVIKMGTQYTQYLTVRSIMQDVATQPGAAEKSERELWREMNRRFQINSVYDGIEEDDFSVTEEGDRRQMHLEYEVRREFLGNVDVVARFSRSETLAP, from the coding sequence ATGCGCGGGGCGGGTGCCCTGACGGTGATGGCATTGATCCTGCTGGCGCTGCTGGTCGGGACCTTCGTGATCAAGATGGGTACGCAGTACACCCAGTACCTGACGGTGCGCTCGATCATGCAGGACGTGGCGACCCAGCCCGGTGCGGCCGAGAAAAGCGAGCGCGAGCTGTGGCGCGAGATGAACCGCCGCTTCCAGATCAACTCGGTGTACGACGGGATCGAGGAGGACGACTTCTCGGTGACCGAGGAGGGCGATCGCCGGCAGATGCATCTGGAATACGAAGTCCGCCGCGAGTTCCTGGGGAACGTCGACGTGGTCGCGCGTTTCTCGCGTAGCGAAACCCTGGCGCCCTAG
- the lepB gene encoding signal peptidase I, producing MANLELILVLATAATGLIWLGWVLLRRRLSPERQARMPWFVDYSRSFFPVLLIVLVLRSFVAEPFRIPSGSMMPTLLVGDFIMVNKFSYGIRLPVTRTKVFDMGEPERGEVVVFKYPRNPQEDYIKRVIGLPGDTIEFRDRVLYVNGEAQSAERVGTFEGEGSGEMMSGASLYEETLDGRTYTTLMREERPSLDGSVTVPDGHYFMVGDNRDNSNDSRTWGFVSEDLLVGRALFIWLHWDYNEGHRDFSRIGQAIR from the coding sequence ATGGCGAATCTGGAACTGATCCTGGTACTGGCCACGGCCGCAACGGGCCTGATCTGGCTGGGCTGGGTGCTCCTGCGGCGGCGGCTGAGCCCCGAGCGTCAGGCGCGCATGCCGTGGTTCGTGGACTATTCGCGTTCGTTCTTCCCGGTGCTGCTGATTGTGCTGGTGCTGCGCTCGTTCGTGGCCGAGCCGTTCCGCATCCCGTCGGGCTCCATGATGCCGACCCTGCTGGTGGGCGACTTCATCATGGTGAACAAGTTTTCCTACGGGATTCGCCTGCCGGTTACGCGTACCAAGGTCTTCGATATGGGCGAGCCCGAGCGTGGCGAGGTCGTGGTGTTCAAGTATCCGCGCAACCCGCAAGAGGACTACATCAAGCGAGTGATTGGGCTGCCGGGGGATACCATCGAGTTCCGCGATCGCGTGCTGTACGTCAACGGCGAGGCACAGTCGGCCGAGCGCGTGGGTACCTTCGAGGGCGAGGGGTCCGGGGAGATGATGTCCGGTGCCTCACTGTACGAGGAGACCCTCGACGGGCGCACCTACACGACGCTGATGCGCGAGGAACGCCCGAGCCTGGATGGCTCGGTGACGGTCCCCGACGGCCACTATTTCATGGTCGGCGACAATCGCGACAACTCGAACGACAGCCGGACCTGGGGGTTCGTCTCCGAGGATCTGCTGGTGGGGCGTGCCCTCTTTATCTGGCTGCATTGGGATTACAATGAAGGGCACAGGGACTTTTCCCGGATTGGCCAGGCGATTCGCTAG
- the lepA gene encoding translation elongation factor 4 has product MTETRLTRNFSIIAHIDHGKSTLADRLIQGCHGLTEREMSEQVLDSMDLERERGITIKAQSVSLFYDAQDGQRYQLNFIDTPGHVDFSYEVSRSLYACEGALLVVDASQGVEAQSVANCYTAIDQGLEVVPVLNKIDLPAAEPDRVAAEIEDVIGIEATDAVRVSAKTGEGIAELLEEIVRRIPPPEGDAEASPKALVIDSWYDNYLGVVALVRVKAGRFYAGQKIKAMSVGRAHEVSRVGVFTPKPVDRETLEVGEVGYLIATIKDISGAKVGDTFTDFNNPASEPVPGFQEVQPRVFAGLFPVSADDFNDLREALDKLRLNDAALSFEPETSQALGFGFRCGFLGMLHMEIVQERLEREYDLDLITTAPTVVYEVEKSDGEVVMVHNPSGLPPSNEIAEIREPIIEANILVPQDYVGAVITLCIEKRGVQTKMQYLGRQVQLSYELPMSEVMLDFFDRLKSATRGYASFDYQPRRFQAAPLVRVDILINGERVDALSGIVHRDHAESRGRELTERMAKIIPRQMYEVAIQAAIGSKIIARSTVKAMRKNVLAKCYGGDVSRKRKLLEKQKAGKKRMKSIGKVDVPQEAFLAVLSVGDDK; this is encoded by the coding sequence ATGACCGAAACTCGCCTGACCCGCAATTTTTCCATCATCGCGCATATCGACCACGGCAAGTCCACGCTGGCCGACCGCCTGATCCAGGGCTGCCATGGCCTGACCGAGCGCGAGATGTCCGAGCAGGTGCTGGACTCGATGGACCTGGAGCGCGAGCGCGGGATCACCATCAAGGCGCAGAGCGTCTCACTGTTCTACGACGCCCAGGACGGACAGCGTTACCAGCTGAATTTCATCGATACCCCGGGGCATGTGGACTTCTCCTATGAGGTCTCGCGTTCGCTGTATGCCTGCGAGGGCGCACTGCTGGTGGTCGATGCCTCCCAGGGTGTGGAGGCGCAGAGTGTGGCCAACTGCTACACCGCGATCGATCAGGGGCTCGAGGTCGTCCCGGTGCTTAACAAGATCGACCTGCCGGCGGCCGAGCCGGATCGGGTGGCGGCCGAGATCGAGGATGTGATCGGCATCGAGGCCACCGACGCCGTGCGGGTCTCCGCGAAGACCGGCGAGGGGATTGCCGAGCTGCTGGAGGAGATCGTGCGCCGCATCCCGCCGCCGGAGGGGGACGCCGAGGCCTCGCCCAAGGCGCTGGTGATCGACTCCTGGTACGACAACTACCTGGGCGTGGTCGCGCTGGTGCGGGTGAAGGCCGGGCGCTTCTACGCGGGGCAGAAGATCAAGGCGATGTCGGTCGGGCGCGCCCACGAGGTCAGCCGGGTCGGGGTGTTCACGCCGAAGCCGGTGGACCGCGAGACCCTTGAGGTCGGCGAGGTTGGCTACCTGATCGCGACCATCAAGGACATCTCCGGGGCCAAGGTGGGCGACACCTTCACCGACTTCAACAACCCGGCCTCCGAGCCGGTGCCGGGCTTCCAGGAGGTCCAGCCGCGGGTGTTCGCCGGCCTGTTCCCGGTCAGCGCGGATGACTTCAACGACCTGCGCGAGGCGCTGGACAAGCTGCGCCTGAACGATGCCGCATTGTCCTTCGAGCCGGAGACCTCGCAGGCGCTGGGGTTTGGTTTTCGCTGCGGCTTCCTCGGCATGCTGCACATGGAAATCGTGCAGGAGCGCCTGGAGCGCGAGTACGACCTTGACCTGATTACCACCGCGCCCACGGTGGTCTACGAGGTGGAAAAGAGCGACGGCGAGGTGGTGATGGTGCACAACCCATCCGGGCTGCCGCCGAGCAACGAGATTGCCGAGATCCGCGAGCCGATTATCGAGGCGAACATCCTCGTGCCGCAGGACTACGTCGGCGCGGTGATCACCCTGTGCATCGAGAAGCGCGGGGTGCAGACCAAGATGCAATACCTGGGGCGTCAGGTGCAGTTGTCCTACGAGCTGCCGATGTCCGAGGTGATGCTGGACTTCTTCGACCGGCTGAAGTCCGCAACCCGTGGCTACGCCTCGTTCGACTACCAGCCGCGGCGCTTCCAGGCGGCGCCGCTGGTGCGCGTGGATATCCTGATCAACGGCGAGCGGGTGGATGCCTTGTCCGGGATCGTGCATCGTGACCATGCGGAGTCGCGCGGTCGCGAGCTGACCGAGCGCATGGCCAAGATCATCCCGCGGCAGATGTACGAGGTGGCGATCCAGGCGGCGATCGGCTCGAAGATTATCGCGCGATCCACGGTCAAGGCGATGCGCAAGAATGTGCTGGCCAAGTGCTACGGCGGCGACGTCTCGCGCAAGCGCAAGCTGCTGGAGAAGCAGAAGGCCGGCAAGAAACGCATGAAGTCGATTGGCAAGGTAGATGTGCCGCAGGAGGCCTTCCTGGCGGTGCTGTCGGTCGGCGACGACAAATAA
- a CDS encoding glutaredoxin family protein: MRTLTLYHREGCGLCEQMLAELSALKSRYTFALEIVDIDEDRDLRVRFNAKVPVLAVDGDILCCHFLDRKALLDLLAPA; the protein is encoded by the coding sequence ATGCGTACTTTGACGCTGTATCACCGCGAAGGCTGCGGGCTTTGCGAGCAGATGCTCGCGGAGCTTTCGGCCCTCAAAAGTCGTTATACTTTCGCCCTCGAGATCGTCGACATCGACGAGGACCGGGACCTGCGCGTGCGTTTCAACGCGAAGGTCCCGGTGCTTGCGGTCGACGGCGACATTCTTTGCTGCCATTTCCTCGACCGAAAGGCACTGCTGGACCTACTGGCCCCTGCATGA
- a CDS encoding DegQ family serine endoprotease translates to MQWALLGLILFAFSLPASARMLPDFVPLAEEHSPAVVNISTTREREGGQTGGHPDFEGSPFEDLFERFFGAPPGGGRGEGGEGRMPERSSLGSGFIYTEDGYIITANHVVEGASEVVVHLSDRRVFDAEVVGKDPQSDVALLKIDADDLPTLELGSSDDLKVGEWVLAIGSPFGFDHSVTAGIVSAKGRNLPTENYVPFIQTDVAINPGNSGGPLLNLDGKVVGINAQIYSRTGGFMGLSFAVPIEMVEDVVKQLREHGEVTRGWLGVLIQEVTRDLAESFGMDKPSGALVARVQSDSPAEKAGFETGDVILKFNGIEVPNSSALPPIVGRTPVGTEAEVEIRRGEETRTLTVEIERLPDDVAAERGGRQPEQEERAEPQSLLGMHLEPLDAAEADELGLDGGLVVTEVTGNPARSSGIRPGDVIVQFGRHSVDSLEELEEQIEAAGTGRTVPVLIQRDGNPTFIALRIPSE, encoded by the coding sequence ATGCAATGGGCCCTGCTGGGGCTGATCCTGTTTGCCTTCTCCCTGCCGGCTTCGGCGCGCATGCTGCCGGATTTTGTCCCGCTGGCGGAGGAGCACAGCCCCGCGGTGGTCAATATCTCCACCACGCGTGAGCGTGAGGGTGGCCAGACGGGCGGACACCCCGATTTCGAGGGCTCCCCGTTCGAGGACCTGTTCGAACGCTTCTTCGGCGCCCCCCCAGGTGGCGGACGAGGCGAGGGCGGCGAAGGCCGGATGCCGGAGCGCAGCTCGCTGGGGTCCGGCTTCATCTACACCGAGGATGGCTACATCATCACGGCGAATCACGTTGTGGAGGGGGCCTCCGAGGTCGTCGTGCATCTCTCCGACCGGCGCGTGTTCGACGCCGAGGTGGTCGGCAAGGACCCGCAAAGCGACGTGGCCCTGCTGAAGATCGATGCCGATGACCTGCCGACGCTGGAGCTGGGTTCCTCGGACGACCTCAAGGTCGGCGAGTGGGTGCTGGCGATCGGCTCGCCGTTCGGCTTCGATCACTCCGTGACGGCCGGGATCGTCAGCGCCAAGGGGCGCAACCTCCCGACCGAGAATTACGTCCCGTTCATCCAGACCGATGTCGCGATCAACCCCGGGAACTCGGGTGGCCCGCTGCTGAACCTGGACGGCAAGGTCGTGGGGATTAATGCCCAGATCTACAGCCGTACCGGTGGCTTCATGGGGCTGTCATTCGCAGTCCCGATCGAGATGGTCGAGGACGTGGTCAAGCAGCTGCGCGAGCACGGCGAGGTCACGCGGGGCTGGCTGGGCGTGCTGATCCAAGAGGTTACGCGCGATCTGGCCGAGTCGTTTGGCATGGACAAGCCCAGCGGCGCCCTGGTCGCCCGTGTGCAGTCGGACAGCCCGGCGGAGAAGGCCGGCTTCGAGACGGGAGATGTGATCCTCAAGTTCAATGGGATCGAGGTCCCGAACTCCTCCGCGCTGCCGCCGATCGTGGGACGTACACCGGTCGGTACCGAGGCCGAGGTGGAGATTCGTCGCGGCGAGGAGACCAGGACCCTGACGGTCGAGATCGAACGCCTGCCGGACGATGTGGCGGCGGAACGCGGCGGTCGCCAGCCGGAGCAGGAGGAGCGTGCCGAGCCGCAAAGCCTGCTCGGGATGCACCTGGAGCCGCTGGATGCCGCCGAGGCCGACGAGCTCGGGCTGGACGGCGGGCTGGTGGTTACGGAGGTGACGGGTAATCCGGCCCGTTCCTCCGGCATTCGGCCAGGCGACGTGATTGTGCAGTTCGGTCGCCACTCGGTGGATTCGCTGGAAGAGCTGGAAGAGCAGATCGAGGCGGCCGGCACCGGGCGTACGGTGCCGGTCCTGATCCAGCGCGACGGCAACCCGACCTTTATCGCCCTGCGCATCCCGTCCGAATGA
- a CDS encoding SoxR reducing system RseC family protein translates to MGHWIEEQGVVLAAEAHSARVRIERQSTCGSCSARTGCGSGVLSEVLGRKAVEVTIGHPGQLRAGDRVIIGIRDQALVSGALAMYLLPLLGLVAVPGLLMLAWPLLGEGWLMLAGAAGFVLGLGGVRYWMRHRAPDLAPVFLRREPDAGVVRAQGRPRPIE, encoded by the coding sequence GTGGGGCACTGGATCGAGGAACAAGGTGTCGTGCTCGCGGCCGAGGCGCACAGCGCGCGCGTGCGCATCGAGCGCCAGTCCACCTGCGGAAGCTGTTCGGCCCGCACCGGCTGCGGTAGCGGTGTGCTGTCCGAGGTGCTGGGGCGAAAGGCCGTGGAGGTGACCATCGGCCACCCGGGTCAGCTCCGCGCCGGCGATCGCGTGATCATCGGGATTCGCGACCAGGCCCTGGTCTCGGGGGCCCTGGCGATGTATCTGCTGCCACTGCTGGGCCTGGTCGCCGTGCCGGGGCTGCTGATGCTGGCCTGGCCGCTGCTGGGCGAGGGCTGGCTGATGCTGGCCGGTGCGGCGGGTTTCGTGCTGGGGCTCGGCGGGGTTCGGTACTGGATGCGCCACCGCGCACCGGATCTGGCGCCGGTATTCCTGCGCCGCGAGCCCGACGCCGGTGTGGTCCGGGCGCAGGGCCGTCCGCGTCCGATCGAATAA
- a CDS encoding MucB/RseB C-terminal domain-containing protein gives MWRGLPLVLAATALCLPAQVLADEVSPSEWLERMTTSLHAESYQGTFVLQRDDRIDTIRVVHVADDGGYRERLETLTGAEREILRSVDRLSAIKGARGASGDGAQSPLGPAGAPVSLLETHDLYALKIQGLDRVAGYPCTLIMARARDALRYSHRYCLHMDSALPLLSELYDPKGKLLERLAFTDLELSDEIAESELEPTTDQAEHIEVRADRGHKKPQWDDDNGLGGWKFGELPPGFQAVAATERSLGNGDEVSRHFVLSDGLASVSVYVEPADGEKSFEGATRAGATHAAARVMAGHQVTAVGDVPHITVQQVLDAVYYQGAAGE, from the coding sequence ATGTGGCGTGGGCTGCCGCTCGTTCTGGCCGCAACCGCGCTCTGCCTTCCGGCGCAGGTCCTGGCGGACGAGGTCTCGCCGTCGGAATGGCTTGAGCGCATGACGACAAGCCTGCATGCGGAGAGCTATCAAGGCACCTTCGTGCTGCAGCGCGATGACCGCATCGATACCATCCGTGTGGTACATGTCGCCGATGATGGCGGTTACCGAGAACGCCTCGAGACCCTGACTGGCGCCGAACGCGAGATCCTGCGCTCGGTGGATCGCCTGAGTGCAATCAAGGGCGCGCGCGGTGCCTCGGGAGACGGGGCGCAGTCACCGTTGGGCCCTGCCGGCGCGCCGGTCTCCCTGTTGGAAACACATGACCTCTATGCGCTGAAGATCCAGGGCCTGGACCGCGTGGCCGGTTATCCCTGCACCCTGATTATGGCGCGCGCGCGGGATGCCCTGCGCTACAGCCATCGCTACTGTCTCCATATGGACAGCGCCCTGCCGCTCCTGAGCGAGCTGTACGATCCCAAGGGCAAGCTGCTGGAACGGCTTGCCTTCACCGATCTGGAGTTGAGTGACGAGATCGCCGAGAGCGAACTCGAGCCGACGACCGATCAGGCCGAGCACATCGAGGTGCGCGCCGATCGCGGCCACAAGAAGCCCCAATGGGACGACGACAATGGCCTGGGTGGCTGGAAGTTTGGTGAACTCCCCCCTGGCTTTCAGGCAGTCGCCGCCACGGAGCGCTCGCTGGGTAACGGGGACGAGGTCTCGCGCCACTTCGTGCTGAGTGATGGTCTGGCCTCGGTGTCGGTCTATGTAGAGCCGGCGGATGGCGAGAAGAGTTTCGAGGGTGCAACCCGTGCCGGCGCCACGCATGCCGCTGCACGGGTGATGGCCGGACATCAGGTCACGGCGGTCGGCGATGTCCCCCATATTACGGTCCAGCAGGTGCTGGACGCGGTCTATTACCAAGGCGCCGCGGGCGAGTAA
- a CDS encoding sigma-E factor negative regulatory protein, with protein MTRSTKNERLSALVDGETDDFETRRLIDELVKSEEDRNQWERYHLIGDSLRGGLRNTAPAHFMDDIRTALADEPALQGVPRRESPRWLKPVAGTGVAAAVAMVTLVGMQMLGDQPGQDATPVAVESGTPAATGDVQTASSRAGAEDPAQAELGESLDPRFARYLENHAELTGPGSSALGRVRYSVSDE; from the coding sequence ATGACGAGAAGCACCAAGAATGAACGTCTATCCGCCCTCGTAGACGGAGAAACGGATGACTTCGAGACGCGGCGCCTGATCGACGAGCTGGTCAAGTCCGAAGAGGATCGCAATCAGTGGGAACGCTATCACCTGATCGGTGACAGTCTCCGCGGCGGCCTGCGCAACACGGCCCCCGCACATTTCATGGATGACATCCGCACGGCCCTGGCGGACGAACCCGCCCTGCAGGGTGTGCCCCGGCGCGAATCGCCGCGCTGGCTGAAGCCCGTCGCCGGCACCGGAGTGGCCGCGGCCGTGGCGATGGTCACGCTGGTGGGTATGCAGATGCTGGGGGATCAACCCGGTCAGGATGCGACCCCGGTGGCCGTGGAAAGCGGTACCCCGGCGGCTACGGGCGACGTGCAGACGGCCAGCTCCCGCGCCGGTGCCGAAGATCCCGCACAGGCGGAACTTGGCGAGTCCCTGGATCCGCGGTTTGCCCGCTACCTCGAAAATCATGCCGAACTGACCGGCCCGGGCTCTTCGGCCCTGGGACGCGTACGCTACTCGGTCAGCGACGAGTAA
- the rpoE gene encoding RNA polymerase sigma factor RpoE, with protein sequence MSEKASDEALVKRVQTGDKAAFDILVLKYQHKIINLVGRYVHDQAAAQDVSQEAFIKAYRGLANFRGESAFYTWLYRIAINTAKNYLVSQGRRRPEAEVDAQDAEQMSGDSALKDNATPEGELLSEEIEGAVQRTIEKLPDDLRMAITLREIEGLSYEEIAQTMGCPIGTVRSRIFRAREAIDRTLRPLLDEE encoded by the coding sequence ATGAGCGAGAAGGCTTCCGATGAGGCTCTGGTCAAACGCGTACAAACCGGCGACAAGGCGGCTTTCGACATCCTGGTGCTGAAGTATCAGCACAAGATTATCAACCTGGTCGGGCGCTACGTGCATGATCAGGCTGCCGCCCAGGATGTGTCCCAGGAGGCCTTTATCAAGGCGTACCGGGGACTGGCGAACTTTCGCGGCGAGAGTGCGTTCTACACCTGGCTCTACCGCATCGCGATCAATACGGCCAAGAACTACCTGGTTTCCCAGGGACGGCGGCGGCCGGAGGCCGAAGTCGACGCACAGGACGCGGAACAGATGAGCGGTGACTCCGCTCTCAAGGACAATGCAACCCCGGAGGGGGAGCTCTTGTCCGAGGAGATAGAAGGCGCGGTGCAGCGCACCATCGAGAAACTGCCCGACGACCTTCGCATGGCGATTACGCTGCGCGAAATCGAGGGACTGAGTTACGAAGAAATCGCGCAGACGATGGGATGTCCGATCGGTACCGTACGGTCGCGCATCTTCAGGGCCCGCGAGGCCATCGACCGGACCTTGCGTCCTTTGTTAGACGAAGAATGA